AGAGCGTGCGGGTGGGCAGACTGGGAGCGTTGACCCTGAAGGGCGGTTATTACCTGTATGTCGGCAGCGCCTTTGGGCGAGGGGGCATAGCCGGACGTTTGAGACATCATCTTCAAGGGGGAAAATTGCACTGGCACATTGACTACCTGCGCGCCGTTGCTCAGGTGGCAGAGGTCTGGTGGAAAGAAGAGCAGCAGCGCAGAGAGTGTCAGTGGGCGAGGGAATTGAGCGAACTGCCCCAATGCTCCCGTCCTTACCGCGGCTTTGGCTCATCGGATTGCGGTTGTTTTTCGCATCTAATTTATTGCCCTGCGAAGCAAGCTCTGGCTGACGTCCGCCAGAGCTTTGGCACATCCTGCGGCTGGCAGATTTTGCGCCTGGAAGAGGTGGGTGATCTGCCTGATGGGAAACCAACCCAAAGGTAGTCCGTTGTAACGCCGACCAGCAGGTCGGTATGTAACGCTGACCTTCGGTCGGTCTAGCCAGCCAATAGCTACCAGGCAAGCCTGGCGATACGTTTGAGAGTACTGCCAACTCATCCTTCACACCTTCAAGCGCAGGTGCACAAAGGACTGATCGGTGTTGGATAAAATTCATTTTTCGAATGTTCCATTGCCATATTTAAGATAATCATGATATGATATATCCCATATATTTCCCTCCCTTTCCCCAAATTCTGAAAGGTGCTCGGCTATTGAGGAAAGCCCCATGACCGCATTTTTGAGAGGAAAAAAATGAACAATCGGCTCATGCAATGTTTCGACTTCAGTGAAGAGGATCTGGAATACAACCGGCAGGGCAGGCTCTCGCCCCGCCAAAACATCCGCCTGATGAGCAGACGCCGCTCCCATAAACGATTTCTGCTCTTGTTTGGCCTGCTCCTGTCAGGCGTTGGAGGTGGGCTGCTTGCCTGGCAAGGCTACCTGACCTTACCCAGAGACAACCTGAGCGGCATGGGGTTGCTGGTCAGCGCGGGCATTTTTGTCCTGTTAGGCGCGCCGTTGATCTTTCTGGGCCTCAAGCCGCCGAGCGCGGTCAAAGTCTCGGTTGCAAAAGGAAAATCCCACATCGCCCGCGTCCAGCGCACGCGGCGGGCAAATAACGTGACAAACACTTATCTTGCCACCGAACTGCATCTGGGGGATAAAATCTTTACCGTGCCGGATCAGGCTTTGCCAGCCCTGGAAGCTGGCGCCCTGTATGCCGTCTATTACTGGGACGGTATAGACGAGATCTTTTCGCTGGAAAGACTATAAGGACTTCTTTCTGCCAGATACCCGATTGCAAATCAGGTTTCGATTCGCTCAGGTGAGGCTGGATACCTGCCGGCTGTTGATGCCTTGCAATTCAACGTGAGGCATCCTGGACGCAGGCTTTCCTGAGCGGCAATGCACTCGCAGAACAGGTAGCGCCGGGAACAAACGGGCGGGGGAATGAGGGCGAACATCTCCCTAGCGCAAAATTAACGGCAGGAACACAGCATAAGGATAAAGTTCCAGCGCCCCGATGTCACAGGTAGGACTGCCCCCCGCTTTGCCCTGCACAGGGCGTTTGAAGCCGCGTTGATCAGTTGACGGGCAACCCTCGTTTGTGCCGCCGTCAATTGCCACCGCATCCTTCTGCAGCGTGTAAAGCGGTGTGAAGCCGCCGTGATAGCCAAAGACCCCCAAACCCGCCTCAACGCCAACTTGATTGCCGTTCTCCCCATCGGCGACGCCACAGGCGCTGCTGGGGTGCTGGAAGATGCTGAAAGAAGCGCTGATTTCAGCGTCCTCGCCCAGATCACAGCCGCTGCCCAAAATTGTATTGCGCAAAGTCAGCCTGCCTGAGTCCTGAAAAATGTCTGCGCCGTTCTCACCTGGCGCGCTGTTCTCGGCAAAGGTGGCATTGGTCAGGGTTATGTCGCTTAGCCAACTGTAAATTGCGCCGCCTTGCTCGCTTGCCTGATTTTGAGCAAAGGTGACGTTTTTCATTCCGACATGGCTTTGATATTCGCTATCGATGCCGCCCCCATAAACGGCGCCATTGCCCTGAAAGGTCACCCGCTCCAGAAGCGGCTGAGCGTAATTGTAGTTATACATGCCTCCGCCGCTGGCAAGGGGGTCTCCAGTAGCAAGGTTGTTATAAAAGTAAACCTCAAACAGGGAGGGGCGAGCAATTTCCATCGAACTCAGACCTTCATTGTACATGCCGCCCCCAAATTGGGCGAGATTGGCGGAAAAGACCAGGTTGCGCAGGGTCGGGCTGCCGCGCACATTGTAGAAACCCCCGCCAACTTGATTCGGATCGCCGCCATCCGCTTGCCCGGCGGTGATGAAAAAGCCATCCAGCACGTCGCTTGAATCGAGGGTGTACCCTGTCCGTCCGCCCGTCACCACGTGATAGGCGTTGCGACCGTTGATCCGCAGCGTATCTGTGACCACGCCGCGCGCGTCGGTCGTATCGTTTTGGTCAATGTCGCCGCTCAACACGGTTGGGTTGCCCAGCAGGCTGCGTTGCGCCAGGGCTGTCTCCGTGCCGCGGAAGCCGCCGTAGATGGCAACCCCCTCCAATAAGCGGAAAGTGGAATTCGGGTGATTGTTGGTCTGACCAGGCCCTTCATCGGGGTAATACACGCCCTGCGCGACCCAGATTTGAAAGTTAGTTTCCTTTAGCGTCAGAGGTTTTTGCAGGGTGCGAAAGGCGCTCGCCCAACTGCGCCCATCGTTCGCATCATTCCCGCTGGTGGATACGTAATAAATCTTCGGCGCGGTTTGGGTGCGGGCGGGTCGAACTGCCAGCGGGCTGAAGAGCAGAAAAAGGCAAAGGAGAAAGGATAGAGAGGTGAAAAGGCGCTTTGTGATCATGTTTTATCTGAATCCTTTCCGACTGAGTAAGAGCCTGGCGAGGATATACCGCGTGTGTTTGCAGGTGCGTCAGGCGAGATGACTCTCGCCTGACGCCTGGGGGAAAGCAGACAACCCGACAGGGAAGAGAAAAACTCTCGCCCTCGTTTTCCTCTTGCAGGTTGCCAGCCTTCCCCCGCGCCGCCACGGCATTTGGACTTTTATCCCTCACCCTAGCCCTCTCCCTAAGGGAGAGGGAATTCGTCTCCCCTCGCCCTATGGGAGAGGGGTCGGGGGTGAGGGTCTCTCCCCTCGCCCCGTGGGAGAGGGGTCGGGGGTGAGGGTTACCGCCCGTGGACGCCTGCGCCTTTATCCCTCACCCTAGCCCTCTCCCTAAGGGAGAGGGAATTCGTCTCCCCTCGCCCTATGGGAGAGGGGTCGGGGGTGAGGGTCTCTCCCCTCGCCCCGTGGGAGAGGGGCCGGGGGTGAGGGTCAGGCAGCGTTGCGCCTGATCCCTCCTCCCCAACCCCATGGACAGCGAAACGTGGAAACGGCTTACTCCGAACAGTGTCCCGGGCCGATCAAGCCGTTGTTATATGCATCCAACTGGGCAGCAGTGCTCGCCGCCTGGTTCTTAACCGTCTTGGACAGCGTGGAGGTTGGCGTGTAAGCGCTGAAGAAGCTCTCTGCCCAGCTCAGGTAAGAAGCGATAGCCGACCCATCTGCGCCGTTCCAGATGTTCAACTTTGCCGCAATGTACTGGTGGGCGAGGATGAAGTAGACATTGCCTTTGGCAGGCGGCGTCCACAAGACCTGGTACCAGCTTAAGCCGCTACCAAAGAATGTTGTGTCTTCGCCGATCTCCGCCCAGGTTTCATCGTAGGGGGCAGGCCCGTACGAGGAATGCGTCTTCCAGTAGCCCTGGGTCAGCGTACAACCGCCACCGCAGGGGACGTCCACCGCGACCGTCCAACTGTCTGAGCCGGTCGTTCCAGTGTCGTTGGTTGTGAAGGAAGCAGTATTTACATAATTATGTATTCCGCACTCGTCATACCGAATGTTAAGGCTATAGGAGAATGTCTGCGGCAAATCTTCATAGCAGACCGTTCCAAGACTGCCAGCCTTGTCATCCGTTACATCAATGCATTCATCCACCTCCGTGGTGGGAGCGGCGTTTACAAAGGTTACTTCCCTACTGCCACTGCCGCCACGCACGTTGCCGCCTGAAACCGTCACCGTTGCGGTGTTGGTGCGAGTGGAAGCATCTGGCAAATCCGCGCTGTAGTCGCAGGTAAGCATTCCTCCACTGGCTAAAGTGTAGGGGAAGCTCACATTCTCGCCACAGTCCACGGTCGCGGCGAGGTCTGGCGAGACTACATCGCTCACCCCGCTGATGTAGGCAGGATAGGTGGGATCGGGGTTGTAGATTGTGATCGTTCCCGAGACTGCCCAATCGCTGTCGGTGTAGGTGGCATCCACGGTTACTTCGTAATCGACGGTAAAGGTCTCTCCTACCGCAAGTCTCAATGCGGTTTGGTCACCGCTTTTGTCGATCGTCCACGTATAGGTGCGGGTGAACTCTGGATTGGCGGTCTTGCTGACCACGAGTTCGTAGTCGTAGCAGAAAGTGACGTGGCTGAGACCGTAGGGTTTACCGTTATTGGGGTTTGTTGGGGTAATCAACCCTGTGTCACCGAGTGATTCAGCCGGTGGTTGATAGACGTACAGGTTAGCGGCATTTCCACCTTTGACAATCACGACGTCCACCCCGAAGGTTGAGCTCCAGTCAACCGATGTGCCATTGGTTGACCAGGTGACCGTTCCGGTGCCAAGCGGGTAAGTACCGGGTGAGTATGTCGGATAATCAAATTTTAGTTCGTGCACGTAACCGAAATCCGCGCATGTAGGATTATCTTTCGTAACGGGTGTAGGGGTCACGATAGCCAACGGGCTACTGACAGCCAGGGCGCTGTTCAGGGCAGGTGCACTGCTGAGGGCGGGCTTTGACAGGCGCGCCAGATAGCGCAAGAGGAAGTTGGAGCGCGGGCGCGGCCCACCGCCGGCTGCCTGAGCCGGCATGACAGCGCTGAGCACCAGAGCTGTCAGTATCAACCCAATCACCAGAAAAAGTAAACCTTTTTTCTTAAACATACAAAACCTCCAAACGAAAAAATTTTTTGAACATGGGAGAACGGCAACCAACGTGCTGCCGCATCAGATGCGTCAAACAGAACTCCCCTTTTTAATTCGCCGTTTCACCTCCTTCTCATTCCTTTTCTCTCGGATAATCTCCATCCTTTTTTTATATTTCGGTTACCCTCCTGCGATGAAGCTGTTAAGCGGAAAGGAACCCCTATTAAATCTTTCTTAACCATTAACACGCACAAACGGGCGAAATGTTACACCAGGAGGGGGTGATTTTGGCTTATTTTTTGTAAGTTGTCAGCATACTGTCAGCGAAAGGGCTATCCCGGCGCCTGCCGCACCTGAACGCCCGCGCCGTTATCCCTCACCCTGGCCCTCTTCCGAAGGGAGAGGGGACTCCATCTCCCCTCGCCCTGTGGGAGAGGGGTCGGGGGTGAGGGCAAACTCCCCTTGCCCACTGCGACGACTGGGTGCGATTTCCCATATCCCTCATCCCCAACCCTTCTCCCGAGGGGAGAAGGGGGTCAAGCTCTAGAATTCAGGGCACGATGTCCGTCGGAGGTAAGAAAGTCCTTCAAACCTGCGCCGCACAAACTGATTTGCTTCGTTATAATGAGAACAATGGATCAATTTCTACAATCCATTGCAGTGCGACTCTGGCCAGAGCTAAAAAGCTACAACGAAGCACGGCGGATGATCGGCACGGGAGAAGTGATCTCTTTCCTCTACACCCTTCCGCTTGCCTCCGCCGGGCTTCTCTGGCTGATTCAGCTTACCGACCTCAATCTCATGCGCAGAGAATGGCAGCTTTTTCTGTTGATGGGTGGATTGCTGTACCTCTTTACCCGGCTGGATTACTTCATCATCTTCGAAATCCGCCCCGAACGCTACGGCAGTGCCAAAGGTTCTCTGGCAGGCATGGCACAATGGACAGCAGTATTTTTGCTCGGGCCTTCCGCTTTGTGGCTTTCCATTCTGATCGAGACGGTGCGCTATCTCTTCAATCTCCGCACAAACCGCTCGACTGGCATTCGGTGGGATACCGCCCGCAACCTGACCCATGACCTGGCAAACTATGCGCTTGCCTATCCGGCTGCCCTGACGCTTTACCGACGACTGGGTGGGCAGATCCCCCTGGCGGATTTAGAGCCGCGTTCGATTCTGCTCGGCATGGCAGCGCTAAGCACCCATCTGCTGGCTTTTCTCCTGATCTGGCTTGTCTATTTGCTGTATGGTTTTTATACCCAGTATCACCTGGCTGGCAAACAGGGCTTACGCGCCTTATTCCTCTTTGTGGCGCTGGCGTTGGGGCTGCCCAATCTAGCCCATCCCTTTGCCATTCAAGCAGCCGGCATCTACAATCAGCACGGCTGGGTTGCCTTTTTGTTCTTTAATTCAGGCCTGTTCCTGCTGGCGCTGCTCGCCCGCCAGTTATCCTGGGCAGCCGAAAGCAGTCGGCAGCGCACGCGCCAACTGGAAATGTTGGAGAGCCTCAGCCGCGCCATCATCAACTCTCCTCCCGATGCGTCCAAACTTGCCGAACTCCTGGAAGAGCACGCCCCAGCCATGCTGCCCTCCGCCCGGGTGGTAATTTCCCTGAAACCCGATCAGGTCATGGTCAAACGACCCGCCGATTGGGAAATCGACCTGCGCCCGCTCCTGGCATGGTGCGAACAACAGAAAAGCTCTCAGGTCTATCTGGCAAAAGACCCGCTCCCCTGGCAGAACACCGCTGAAGAGCACGATCCTGTCATTCTGACCCCCATCCTGGATATTGAAAAGAATGAATCGATCGGCTGTATCTATGTAGAACTGCGCAGCTTAGCCCAGCCCTGGGATCGCAAGGCGGTCAACGGTTTGTTACCCGGCTTGAAAACCCTTGCCGACCAGATCGCCTCTGCCTTGCATCAGGCGCAAGTCTATACCGAGACGTTGAACTATCAGCGAACCTTGCAAGAACTGCGCTTTGCCGGGCGGATTCAATCCAGCCTGCTACCGGATGAGATTCCCATCCTGCCAGATTGGGAAGTTGCCGTGACCATGCTGCCAGCCCGTGAAACCAGCGGTGACTTTTTTGATTTTATTCCCTTAGCGGAGGGCAAGATCGGCTTGCTGATTGCCGATGTGGCTGATAAAGGCATTCCGGCTGCGCTCTATATGGCGCTCTGTAGAACGCTCATCCGCACCTACGCCATCGAATACGAAGATGCCTCGCCAGATGTCGTTTTCTTCGCCGTCAATGAACGCCTGTTGAAAGACGCCCGCATCAATCTGTTCGTCACGGCTTTTTACGGCATCCTCGACCCTCAAAGCGGCTTGCTGACCTACTGTAACGCCGGTCACAATCCTCCCTACTGGTTCAATCGCTCTGCCCAGAAGGTGACTGCCCTCTCGCCGACCGGGATGCCTCTGGGCATCGAAGAAGATCAGGTTTGGAAACTGGCGAGCATCCAGATTCTTGCCGGGGATACCTTAATTCTCTATACCGATGGGATTCCCGATGCACACAATCAACAAGGCGAGTTCTACCGCGAAAAGCGCCTGGTCGAAACCGCCCAGGCAGCCTTAGACCTGCCCGCCCAGGAGCTGTTAATCCGCATTCTGGACGACGTTCAAAGCTTTGTGGGGGAAGAAGCTCAATTTGACGATATTACGCTGATGATTCTGCGGCGCAACTTCCCCGAAAACCCATCAATGGACGAAGTTAGCGCTTCCGCTTGAATAAGCGCATCACATTTCCCTGCCCTGCGAGCGAGCGGTATTCCATTTTGTCAACCATTTTCTTGATCAGATACAACCCCACCCCGCGGGGTTTGACTTCTTTGAGCGGTTTACCAATCTGCGGCGGCGGCACCTTTTGCGGATCAAAAGACTTGCCCTGATCCATCAGGGTCACCATCAAGCCATCGCTGCGTATGTCTATCTGACATTCAATCCAGCCGCGGTCTTCTCCACCATAAGCATGATCGATGATATTACAACAGGCTTCATCTACCGCCAGTTGCATGGCATAGACACCCTGAGAATCCAATTGCGCCTCCTGAGCCGCCTTGGCTACGAATTCTCGAATCTCGTTTAAGCTGTCATAGCGGCCTGCAAAAAGGCGTCGGTCAGTCTTGATAACCTTCGTCAACTAAAAACTACCTACCGCGCTGGCAACATCATCATAAATTTTGAAATACTTGCCCATCCCAACCAGTTCGAGTGAATCGCGAATCTGCGGTTGGACGTTGACCAGCAGCACCTCGCCGCGATTGAAACGCTTGCACTTCTTCTGGGTATTGATCAAAACCCACCAGCCCTTTGATGAGATGAAATCCACTTCGCCCAGGTCTAAAACCAGGCGAAAGCGACCCGCTTCGGTGATTTCATCCAGCTTTTCTTCTAAAATCGGCGCCGTAGCGCTGTCCAGTCGCCCGCTTAGTCGCACCAGATCACAGCGTTTAAATTGAGAATGTTTGATCTCCATCCTTCGCTCCTCCGTATTTCCAAAAGTGCTGTCTGCCAGCCAGCAGACCGTCAAGAGGATTATAACATGCTTGATCTATGCTATACTTCGCTGGGAGCAGAGGAGGTCGCATGTCCACCAAACCGCCTTTTGGAATCTGGTTGCTTGCCACGCTGATTTTGCAGGGGATTTTGAGCTGGGTGAGTGTCCCGTTGGTTAATGAAACAGCGCCCTGGGGATTGTTCTCCTGGCAACTTGCGGGCACACCTGAGCGAGCGCAAGCCATCCTGACAAGTTGGGATCAGCGGACACAATTGCTGGCAGCCTTCGGTTTGGGTCTGGATTACCTGTTTATGCTCACTTATGCCGTGACGTTCAACCTTGCCTGTCGGTGGAGTGCGCAAAAGCTCGGTTGGGATAACTGGGGCGGTTGGGTAGGCAGTCTGGTCTGGGTAGCAGCCCTGCTGGAT
This genomic interval from Anaerolineae bacterium contains the following:
- a CDS encoding Endonuclease III; this encodes MLFLPQTQSVRVGRLGALTLKGGYYLYVGSAFGRGGIAGRLRHHLQGGKLHWHIDYLRAVAQVAEVWWKEEQQRRECQWARELSELPQCSRPYRGFGSSDCGCFSHLIYCPAKQALADVRQSFGTSCGWQILRLEEVGDLPDGKPTQR
- a CDS encoding Fibronectin type III domain protein, which codes for MITKRLFTSLSFLLCLFLLFSPLAVRPARTQTAPKIYYVSTSGNDANDGRSWASAFRTLQKPLTLKETNFQIWVAQGVYYPDEGPGQTNNHPNSTFRLLEGVAIYGGFRGTETALAQRSLLGNPTVLSGDIDQNDTTDARGVVTDTLRINGRNAYHVVTGGRTGYTLDSSDVLDGFFITAGQADGGDPNQVGGGFYNVRGSPTLRNLVFSANLAQFGGGMYNEGLSSMEIARPSLFEVYFYNNLATGDPLASGGGMYNYNYAQPLLERVTFQGNGAVYGGGIDSEYQSHVGMKNVTFAQNQASEQGGAIYSWLSDITLTNATFAENSAPGENGADIFQDSGRLTLRNTILGSGCDLGEDAEISASFSIFQHPSSACGVADGENGNQVGVEAGLGVFGYHGGFTPLYTLQKDAVAIDGGTNEGCPSTDQRGFKRPVQGKAGGSPTCDIGALELYPYAVFLPLILR
- a CDS encoding Serine phosphatase RsbU, regulator of sigma subunit, coding for MDQFLQSIAVRLWPELKSYNEARRMIGTGEVISFLYTLPLASAGLLWLIQLTDLNLMRREWQLFLLMGGLLYLFTRLDYFIIFEIRPERYGSAKGSLAGMAQWTAVFLLGPSALWLSILIETVRYLFNLRTNRSTGIRWDTARNLTHDLANYALAYPAALTLYRRLGGQIPLADLEPRSILLGMAALSTHLLAFLLIWLVYLLYGFYTQYHLAGKQGLRALFLFVALALGLPNLAHPFAIQAAGIYNQHGWVAFLFFNSGLFLLALLARQLSWAAESSRQRTRQLEMLESLSRAIINSPPDASKLAELLEEHAPAMLPSARVVISLKPDQVMVKRPADWEIDLRPLLAWCEQQKSSQVYLAKDPLPWQNTAEEHDPVILTPILDIEKNESIGCIYVELRSLAQPWDRKAVNGLLPGLKTLADQIASALHQAQVYTETLNYQRTLQELRFAGRIQSSLLPDEIPILPDWEVAVTMLPARETSGDFFDFIPLAEGKIGLLIADVADKGIPAALYMALCRTLIRTYAIEYEDASPDVVFFAVNERLLKDARINLFVTAFYGILDPQSGLLTYCNAGHNPPYWFNRSAQKVTALSPTGMPLGIEEDQVWKLASIQILAGDTLILYTDGIPDAHNQQGEFYREKRLVETAQAALDLPAQELLIRILDDVQSFVGEEAQFDDITLMILRRNFPENPSMDEVSASA
- a CDS encoding Serine-protein kinase RsbW — protein: MDSQGVYAMQLAVDEACCNIIDHAYGGEDRGWIECQIDIRSDGLMVTLMDQGKSFDPQKVPPPQIGKPLKEVKPRGVGLYLIKKMVDKMEYRSLAGQGNVMRLFKRKR